Below is a window of Candidatus Binataceae bacterium DNA.
ATACACGCCCCAGGTCAGTTCGTAGAGTTTCATCGCTCCTCCGAAATCACGCCGCATGGGGGGTGCGGGCGACTTGGTATTTCGTCATCAGTCGCTTTACCGCCGACGTGAGGTCAGCCAGCGTCTTCTCGCCCAACCTGCGCCTGAGGATTGCCTCGGCTTCCTCACGAACTTCGTGCATCAGTCCGGAGATCGCTCGCTCGACCAGGCATCCGGGACTCTCCACTCGGCCGGGTCTCGCCAGCATCGACTCATCAAGTGCCGCGTAAACGGCGCGCAAAGTGGTCGCCGCGGGATCGCGCCTGAGGGTCCATCCGCCGCCGTGGCCAGGCGCTGAGCCGACCAGTCCCGCGGCCCGGAGCCCCGCCATGGTCCGGCGCACCACCACTGGATTGGTCATCAGGCAGGCCGCCAGTTCTTCGGAGGTCGCAGGCTCGCCGCGCCTTTCCGCCATCTGGATCAGTGCATGGAGCGCAACCGAAAAACGGCTGTTTCGTTTCATGTAACAATCATTGTTACGAATTCGTCCACTGTCAAGAGCTCAGACACCCTTCGCGACAGCTCCACGCTAGAAGCTCGCTTAATCAGAGACTCATCTATCTGAAGAACATCCGTGCAAATCGAGCAGCCTCGATGGTCGTGGTCAACCCACCGACAGCTCGAGAAGCGCAAGAAATCAACGAGGCACTAAATCGGCTGGTTCGTCCGATTCAGCGAAACCAAGCGTTCGGCAGTCTTCTCCGCGTCGCCACGGGGTTGCTCGATGCGGTAGGGACAATTGGAAAGTCGTGTTTAGCGAACAACTCCGACCAGGTTTTCCAGCAAGGCGTCGATGAAGGTTTTTGGCGGGTGGGCTCTCCAACCCCGGCGTCATCGCTCCGGTTCCACACGCAGTAAGGCCCGGCAAAAAGTTTTCCGATCTATGGACGACCTCGCCGTTCTTCGGGAAGCAGTCGACAGTGGCGATGGGAGGGCAGCTGCCCGCCTCATTCATATGTCCCGACCGCACGTACGGAGAAAAAACAACCGCAGGCCCTGGTTTTCGCGGTTTACAAACGAAAAATCATTACACTCATCGCCACAACGCCCAAAATCGACAGCAGCGCGGCCACAATCACCGCCAGTGAGCGCGGACGGACTTGGTACTCCGGACCCAGTGCTCGGATATTCTGCCGATATTCCAGCGTCGCCAGCCCTAAAGAAGCCAGGCCTATGGTAACCAACAGAATCCCAAATTGACGGGCGCCAATAAGATAGTTGGCTCCCGGACTATCTTCTCTCAGAATTTGAAAAAATTTGTAGATACTGAAACCGAACGTTATGAGCGAGGTCGCAGTCCGGACCCAGGCGAGCATGGTCCGCTCGTAGGCGACCCACGTACGATCAAAAGCGAGCTTAGTCGATTGGTCGAGTCTGGGCGCGCTAGGTACCGTCTGTTCCGACACCTGATCCTTCCTCTTTCACAAGCGACGTTTCTGCCGAGATTCTGCTACTTGACCAGGTCAACTGGAAACATTGAACGCGCTTCGCGTTTCCCACGAACCTAACTTTGACGACGTTTCACCGTCGCTTGGTTTCCCTCCACCGCAATCATTGACGCGATTCGACTCGACCCCCACCAGAACCCATTTGTGAGTTCCGTTCTGAGCGGTTGCTAGGTGCGCCGGACTCAAAAAACAGCCTTGCCAACTCGCCCTCTCCCATACGCTGGCTGATCTCAAAGAACGAGAAGTAGAGTGCAAAAACGATACTGATTCCCAAAGCCCAGGCGAGCAGACGATTGTGATTCACGTGTTCCACTACATTTCGAATTGCTTCGTCAAAGTGGTGAACCTTATGGAACGCCTCTAAGAACCGTTCAAGATATCCCATCAGCAGAGAGACGATGCCATAGAAAACCGTCTTCACCACGACGGCGACAATCCGTGGGTACCGCTCAAGCCTGCGTGCTAGCGGGGTTTCATCAAGGACCAGTGCCGCTTTGGCGGCAACCAGCGCCCCCACCAATGCATTGGAGAGAGCCCTCACCTCGATCGAGAATTGCGCTAGCGCGAGCTTAACCAGCAGGAGTAGAAGCAGGAATCCAGTCAGAAAAAACACAAACACCGGCCAGGCCGCGTCGAACTCCCTGCGCAAGAAGCGACCGACCCCCGCGATTCCACGTGACAGAGTGCCCGCCATTGTGACCGTGTCCTCGAAGCGATTGCAGAGTCAGCGATAAAGGAGACCTAAATAAATCGTGCTGCCGGCAACCCGTCCGCACTCAAGCTCGTTCGAAAAACACTTTGACTAGTCATAAAAGCCGACCGTCCAGCCATACAATTCTGGCGCCGCAACTGTTGGTGAACAGAACACTCTAATCGGCGACTCGATCGATG
It encodes the following:
- a CDS encoding Rrf2 family transcriptional regulator — encoded protein: MKRNSRFSVALHALIQMAERRGEPATSEELAACLMTNPVVVRRTMAGLRAAGLVGSAPGHGGGWTLRRDPAATTLRAVYAALDESMLARPGRVESPGCLVERAISGLMHEVREEAEAILRRRLGEKTLADLTSAVKRLMTKYQVARTPHAA
- a CDS encoding DUF202 domain-containing protein → MSEQTVPSAPRLDQSTKLAFDRTWVAYERTMLAWVRTATSLITFGFSIYKFFQILREDSPGANYLIGARQFGILLVTIGLASLGLATLEYRQNIRALGPEYQVRPRSLAVIVAALLSILGVVAMSVMIFRL